One genomic region from Candidatus Chlorobium masyuteum encodes:
- a CDS encoding ABC transporter ATP-binding protein — translation MSKEQNKSFRTQQDETLGIEKKGSVDSYIVSRLFAYIKPFKTLVAASVAITIAGSFLGPLRPYLTKIAIDDHIARGDLRGLAFISILLAGAILLDGIKQYITTWLTQIIGQKAVFNLRMDIFTHLQKLPARFYDRNPIGRLITRTTSDVESLNEMLSSGIITILGDILQLFFIVVLMAWIDWQLTLIVLAVLPLMLYATILFKNRVRVAFQDVRTHLARLNTFFQEHITGMSIVQLFNRQEQEYENYAAINRDHRDANIRTVFYFSIYYPLIEVLSAAAAGLVIWYSGVRLLKADLTIGVVISFVQYIWLFFRPLQHLSDRFNVIQTAIAGSDRIFRLLDEKEGIENPAEVQPVSTFREKISFSNVWFAYDGDNWILKDISFDIRHGEKVAIVGATGSGKTSIINILSKLYPFSKGSITIDDIPIREIEASSLRKLVGVVMQDVFLFSGTIRENLAFGNPDVSDEALREAARVVGADRFIEQLPGGYQYRVLENGTGLSSGQKQLIAFVRALLYNPEILVLDEATSSVDTETETLIDAATAKLMSERTSIIIAHRLSTVQKADRIIVLHKGVIRETGNHQELLAKRGLYYKLYLLQHPEQTTQKEV, via the coding sequence ATGAGTAAAGAGCAGAACAAAAGCTTCCGGACGCAACAGGACGAAACACTTGGAATAGAGAAAAAAGGCTCGGTTGACAGCTATATTGTCTCCCGTCTCTTCGCCTATATCAAGCCATTTAAAACCCTTGTAGCCGCCTCTGTTGCAATTACCATTGCAGGCTCTTTTCTTGGTCCGCTTCGGCCCTATCTGACAAAAATCGCCATTGACGACCATATCGCCCGTGGCGATCTCAGGGGACTCGCCTTTATCAGCATCCTGCTTGCAGGAGCCATACTGCTTGACGGCATCAAGCAGTATATCACCACATGGTTAACCCAGATTATCGGCCAGAAGGCCGTATTCAACCTCCGGATGGATATTTTCACCCATCTGCAAAAACTGCCGGCACGGTTTTATGATCGCAACCCCATAGGACGACTGATCACAAGAACAACAAGTGATGTTGAATCGCTCAACGAGATGCTCTCAAGCGGCATTATCACCATTCTCGGCGATATCCTGCAACTGTTTTTTATCGTTGTCTTGATGGCTTGGATAGATTGGCAGTTGACGCTTATTGTACTCGCCGTTCTCCCCCTCATGCTCTATGCAACCATCCTGTTCAAAAACAGGGTACGGGTTGCGTTTCAGGATGTCAGAACCCACCTTGCACGCCTTAACACCTTCTTTCAGGAGCATATTACCGGCATGAGCATCGTACAGCTCTTCAATCGCCAGGAGCAGGAATATGAGAACTATGCCGCCATTAACCGCGATCACCGGGATGCAAACATACGCACGGTTTTTTATTTCTCCATCTACTATCCGCTGATTGAAGTGCTGAGTGCTGCTGCTGCGGGTCTGGTGATATGGTACAGCGGCGTGCGCCTGCTCAAGGCTGACCTCACCATTGGAGTGGTTATCTCGTTTGTGCAGTATATATGGCTCTTTTTCCGCCCTCTTCAGCACCTTTCCGACCGGTTCAACGTTATTCAGACGGCAATTGCCGGATCCGACCGGATTTTCAGACTGCTTGATGAAAAGGAGGGGATTGAAAACCCAGCAGAAGTTCAGCCCGTCTCAACCTTCAGGGAAAAAATAAGTTTCAGTAATGTCTGGTTCGCCTACGACGGCGATAACTGGATACTCAAGGATATCTCCTTCGATATCCGGCATGGCGAAAAAGTTGCCATTGTCGGGGCAACCGGGAGCGGGAAAACGTCAATTATCAATATTCTCTCCAAACTCTACCCTTTCAGCAAAGGCTCCATCACCATTGACGACATCCCGATCCGGGAAATCGAGGCGAGTTCACTGCGAAAACTTGTCGGGGTTGTCATGCAGGATGTCTTTCTCTTTTCCGGCACCATTCGCGAAAACCTCGCCTTCGGCAATCCCGATGTCTCCGACGAGGCCCTGCGGGAAGCGGCAAGAGTGGTTGGTGCAGACCGGTTTATCGAGCAGCTCCCCGGCGGCTACCAGTACAGGGTGCTTGAAAACGGCACCGGCCTCTCCTCCGGCCAGAAACAGTTGATCGCCTTCGTGCGGGCACTGCTCTACAATCCGGAAATTCTGGTGCTTGATGAAGCAACCAGCTCTGTTGATACGGAAACAGAGACACTGATCGATGCGGCAACGGCGAAACTCATGAGTGAGCGTACCTCGATTATTATTGCCCACCGGCTCTCAACCGTGCAGAAAGCTGACCGGATCATCGTTCTGCACAAGGGCGTGATCCGGGAAACCGGCAACCATCAGGAACTTCTGGCAAAACGGGGCCTCTACTACAAGCTCTACCTCCTGCAGCACCCCGAACAGACCACTCAAAAAGAGGTTTGA